The Fusarium falciforme chromosome 7, complete sequence genome window below encodes:
- a CDS encoding Lactamase-B domain-containing protein gives MSPTAQTTCFSASRLNDTTFVICEDDKWSENPLIYAKLFPNSLVLIDTGCGGAAKDPTVELRSLRTFIETYPVSDNEDEPLNKDGTRKYVVICTHCHYDHVGGIEEFTDSESAIWASSFDKDFIQGPDRLPESSLCRFVGMETPNYQVTGWANDGQSLVNRQGEDLGLKLYHTPGHTPDQLAIWDHQERFLFVGDSIYEWAAILFPREGNVTTYSKTIGKMKKLVQGWNKEAGTTGDAFVPRVRMACGHNTRNEDALELLEEVDRVLLAAVEQRIQPIDKGINREEQSELYEDGNGRISFFGSAAGFTDLRNNAEAVEEMRKRCGL, from the exons ATGTCTCCGACAGCGCAAACGACCTGCTTCTCTGCAAGCAGACTCAACGACACAACCTTTGTCATCTGTGAGGACGACAAATGGAGCGAGAATCCACTCATTTACGCGAAACTCTTTCCGAATAGTTTGGTACTGATCGACACTGGCTGTGGCGGCGCAGCCAAGGACCCAACCGTTGAACTCAGATCTCTGCGGACTTTTATCGAGACTTATCCGGTCTCTGATAACGAAGATGAGCCACTGAATAAGGATGGAACGAGGAAATATGTCGTAATTTGCACCCACTGCCATTATGATCACGTCG GCGGCATAGAAGAATTCACAGACAGCGAGAGTGCGATCTGGGCAAGCTCATTTGACAAAGACTTCATTCAAGGCCCAGACCGCCTTCCAGAATCCTCTCTTTGTCGCTTCGTCGGTATGGAGACACCAAACTACCAAGTCACAGGATGGGCCAACGATGGCCAAAGCTTGGTAAACCGTCAAGGTGAGGATTTGGGGCTAAAGCTTTACCACACACCCGGCCACACTCCGGACCAACTGGCCATATGGGATCACCAAGAGCGATTTCTCTTTGTCGGTGACTCCATTTATGAGTGGGCAGCTATCTTGTTTCCGCGAGAGGGAAATGTCACCACCTATAGTAAGACCATTGGAAAAATGAAGAAGCTGGTTCAGGGATGGAATAAAGAAGCTG GAACTACCGGCGATGCGTTTGTACCGCGAGTGAGAATGGCATGCGGCCACAACACCCGTAACGAAGATGCTCTGGAGCTGCTTGAGGAGGTCGACCGAGTTTTATTGGCTGCAGTTGAGCAAAGAATCCAGCCGATAGATAAGGGCATCAATCGAGAAGAGCAGTCGGAACTGTATGAGGATGGAAATGGGCGCATTTCTTTCTTTGGAAGTGCAGCTGGCTTTACAGACTTACGGAACAATGCGGAAGCAGTCGAAGAGATGCGTAAGCGATGCGGACTTTGA
- a CDS encoding HET domain-containing protein codes for MNEELYQAYAGEILEEDDSFRLISLQPGDHDEPLILRLINTRLQDPQPYEAVSYVWGDASRQVLVRVVDKDGEEITMGVTPNCYAALQRLRKKDSARTLWIDSICINQSLNAEKNHQLILMSRIYQEATRVVVYLGEGTSDTDAAMKYIGEVDDPSDYGTGDWDLPSAICDKSSLDVFFERPWFHRVWVLQEITFAKQAIVICGSQQLDWQSFLTFYQWNIMNRTVDKLPYSVQYSTSPVSEHGGWIWYVERLFRMLRDTRHCGATDPRDKLYAIIPLLNRDHDQLSVEIGEAMEEWECDNEDEVQDMQARRQRIQIPVDYGLSEKAVFTDLAVLLLQTVGLDTLKSVIKHPQIPGLPSWVPDWSTADSNWSSQNPPREMGYAAGFDREPDYLFGRSRYRPERLQTWTVSEYSSASGDMSAQLHLDVVQVGQITTLGDVCDIENNVFPLAQWESLVPSKEYLKSRNPPTNLSTQEMVDWDNGPRGLSPFVRTVSGEDVVYPRVVNEAVEFIKLYGAKNMTKEEEEAKKDNIFWEESHEKDHLPLSEILKNGSSYQTQANFILRMCDGKRFFVTDTGFIGLAPERAQVGDVVYVVKGASVPFVFRSISSKGTDAGCEGKAEEGNKAPYFELVGESFAFGVMTGDVWPDVAEGTKKVEKIIIR; via the coding sequence ATGAACGAGGAATTATACCAGGCCTACGCTGGAGAGATCCTGGAGGAGGACGATTCATTTCGCCTCATTTCTCTACAACCTGGCGACCACGACGAGCCATTGATCCTACGTCTTATCAACACTAGACTTCAGGACCCTCAACCATACGAAGCCGTTTCTTATGTTTGGGGAGATGCATCACGCCAGGTACTGGTACGAGTTGTCGATAAGGATGGTGAAGAAATCACGATGGGCGTCACGCCCAACTGCTACGCTGCGCTCCAGCGACTGCGAAAGAAGGATTCCGCTCGAACCTTGTGGATTGATTCCATCTGTATCAACCAGTCGTTGAATGCGGAAAAGAACCATCAGTTGATCCTCATGTCACGCATCTATCAGGAAGCAACTCGAGTTGTTGTCTATCTTGGCGAGGGCACCAGCGACACGGACGCCGCCATGAAGTACATTGGTGAAGTTGACGATCCTTCCGACTACGGAACTGGCGACTGGGACCTGCCGTCGGCGATTTGTGATAAATCTTCATTAGATGTTTTCTTCGAACGACCTTGGTTTCACCGTGTCTGGGTGCTACAAGAGATTACATTTGCAAAACAAGCCATCGTCATTTGTGGGAGTCAACAACTAGATTGGCAAAGTTTCCTGACGTTCTATCAATGGAACATAATGAACCGAACTGTTGATAAGCTTCCATACTCGGTCCAGTACTCAACATCGCCCGTTTCGGAGCACGGTGGATGGATTTGGTATGTGGAACGACTCTTCAGGATGCTCAGAGACACAAGACACTGCGGCGCGACCGATCCGAGGGATAAGCTGTATGCCATTATTCCTCTGCTGAACCGAGATCACGACCAATTGTCTGTGGAGATAGGCGAGGCGATGGAGGAGTGGGAATGTGACAATGAGGATGAAGTCCAAGACATGCAAGCACGCCGACAGAGGATTCAGATTCCAGTCGATTACGGCCTTTCTGAAAAGGCCGTCTTCACAGACCTTGCCGTTTTACTCCTACAAACTGTCGGTTTGGATACCCTCAAAAGCGTCATCAAGCACCCGCAAATACCTGGCCTTCCCTCTTGGGTCCCCGACTGGAGCACTGCCGATTCGAACTGGTCTTCACAAAACCCACCGAGGGAGATGGGCTATGCTGCTGGGTTTGACAGAGAGCCTGACTACCTTTTTGGTCGATCAAGATACAGACCCGAACGACTCCAGACTTGGACTGTCTCGGAATATTCATCTGCATCGGGGGACATGTCGGCGCAACTTCACCTCGATGTGGTCCAGGTCGGCCAGATAACGACGCTCGGCGATGTCTGTGACATTGAGAACAATGTCTTTCCGCTTGCTCAGTGGGAGAGCCTTGTACCAAGCAAGGAATACCTCAAGAGCAGGAACCCTCCAACGAACCTCTCAACCCAGGAGATGGTGGACTGGGACAATGGACCCAGAGGACTCTCACCGTTCGTCAGAACAGTTTCTGGAGAAGACGTAGTCTACCCCAGAGTTGTCAACGAGGCCGTCGAATTCATCAAGTTATACGGCGCCAAAAAcatgaccaaggaggaggaggaagccaaaaaggataatatattttggGAGGAAAGTCATGAGAAGGATCACCTCCCACTCAGCGAGATTTTGAAAAACGGTTCTAGCTACCAAACACAGGCTAATTTCATCCTCCGGATGTGCGATGGCAAGAGATTCTTTGTGACCGACACTGGGTTCATAGGACTTGCCCCCGAGCGAGCCCAAGTCGGTGACGTGGTTTATGTCGTCAAGGGAGCTTCTGTCCCCTTTGTTTTTCGATCCATTTCTTCAAAAGGGACAGATGCGGGTTGTGAGGGTAAAGCTGAGGAGGGAAACAAGGCCCCATACTTTGAGCTAGTGGGCGAATCTTTTGCGTTTGGAGTCATGACGGGTGATGTATGGCCTGATGTGGCGGAGGGGACCAAGAAGGTTGAGAAGATCATTATTCGATAG
- a CDS encoding Alpha-galactosidase, whose protein sequence is MARLAKCVLTLVVVIRASLLEAFNSIYKQAATSKMKLNHLINSVILLVASSVPVLAVPSIANAQAAEALSPRGVTTREGLWKPKVGTPWQIVLSEVIKIPKGGAKNLKPNVPIYDVDLFENSKETFDALHKAGKYVICYFSAGSWENWRDDRKSFQKKDLGKTLSGWPDEKYVNINSPSVRAIMAKRIKLAAEKGCDAIDPDNLDGYQADNGLGLTEADTISYVKFLSKEAAKYRMTTGMKNGGSITKQVLPYVGFCINESCIRYSECDLYAPYIKAGKPVFNIEYPAGAPKVKTADKKRICSVTGAAKGSKGFSKVIKKMNLDSWVMYC, encoded by the exons ATGGCGCGCCTCGCAAAATGTGTCTTGACTCTAGTTGTAGTTATCAGGGCAAGTCTACTTGAAGCCTTCAATTCCATCTACAAGCAAGCTGCGACATCGAAAATGAAGCTGAACCACCTCATCAATAGTGTCATTCTCCTTGTGGCATCTTCTGTTCCTGTACTCGCGGTCCCTTCCATCGCGAACGCCCAGGCGGCTGAAGCGCTTTCTCCTCGCGGCGTTACTACCCGCGAAGGGCTGTGGAAGCCTAAAGTCGGCACTCCTTGGCAAATCGTTCTTTCCGAGGTCATCAAGATCCCCAAAGGTGGCGCCAAGAACCTGAAGCCAAACGTCCCCATCTACGACGTAGACTTGTTCGAGAACTCAAAGGAGACTTTTGACGCTCTGCACAAAGCAGGCAAGTACGTCATCTGTTACTTCAGCGCTGGATCTTGGGAAAATTGGCGCGATGACAGGAAGAGCTTCCAGAAGAAGGATCTTGGCAAGACGTTGAGTGGATGGCCGGACGAAAAGTAcgtcaacatcaacagcCCTTCAGTACGGGCCATTATGGCAAAGCGTATCAAGTTGGCTGCCGAGAAGGGCTGTGACGCCATCGATCCTGATAACTTGGATGGCTAC CAAGCCGATAATGGCCTGGGTCTAACCGAAGCTGACACAATCTCATACGTCAAGTTTCTCTCCAAAGAAGCAGCAAAGTATCGTATGACGACGGGCATGAAGAACGGAGGAAGCATCACAAAGCAGGTTCTCCCATATGTCGGTTTCTGCATCAACGAGTCTTGCATACGATACTCAGAGTGCGACTTATATGCACCTTACATCAAAGCTGGTAAACCTGTCTTTAATATTGAGTACCCAGCGGGTGCACCAAAGGTGAAGACCGCCGACAAAAAAAGGATCTGCTCAGTCACTGGTGCTGCTAAGGGGTCGAAAGGGTTCAGCAAGGTTATCAAGAAGATGAATCTGGATAGTTGGGTTATGTATTGCTAG
- a CDS encoding SesA domain-containing protein, producing MLSFEAIRESNPRAAELLYVMAFFQHQGVPVILLQDEDEDEFGFQDAVVALKAFSFVDANEEDAIFSTHRLVQLATRCWLDQEMPSETERWASAALSSVATRFPKQTSHPDAEYFTLGESLLPHGELMLQHQFKIPSKEVELARARLLNSSGRYLHWKGRYDEARSRFQESMQINMKYLGERHVDTMVSTGLYGWSLAIVGHNPEAVPMLEHLVQLRTEVLGEDNP from the coding sequence ATGCTATCATTTGAAGCGATCCGAGAATCGAACCCTAGAGCGGCCGAGCTGTTGTACGTGATGGCATTCTTTCAACATCAGGGAGTTCCCGTTATTCTCCTccaggatgaggacgaggacgagttTGGCTTCCAAGACGCTGTCGTAGCACTAAAAGCTTTCTCGTTTGTCGATGCTAATGAGGAAGATGCAATATTCAGCACACATCGGCTGGTACAACTCGCGACGAGGTGTTGGCTTGACCAGGAGATGCCCTCCGAGACAGAGAGATGGGCATCTGCAGCTCTTAGCTCTGTGGCAACGCGCTTCCCTAAACAGACCTCGCACCCTGATGCAGAGTACTTCACACTCGGCgagtctcttcttcctcatggGGAGCTCATGCTGCAACACCAATTCAAGATACCTTCAAAAGAGGTGGAGCTTGCGAGAGCAAGGCTTCTCAACTCATCGGGACGATACCTTCACTGGAAAGGCAGGTATGACGAAGCGCGATCTCGTTTCCAGGAATCAATGCAAATCAACATGAAGTATCTCGGCGAGAGGCATGTCGATACCATGGTCAGCACAGGCTTATATGGATGGTCACTTGCCATCGTCGGTCACAACCCAGAGGCGGTTCCCATGTTGGAGCATCTCGTCCAACTTCGAACCGAGGTACTAGGCGAAGATAACCCATAA